The Aquila chrysaetos chrysaetos chromosome 16, bAquChr1.4, whole genome shotgun sequence genome has a segment encoding these proteins:
- the SRSF10 gene encoding serine/arginine-rich splicing factor 10 isoform X2, with the protein MSRYLRPPNTSLFVRNVADDTRSEDLRREFGRYGPIVDVYVPLDFYTRRPRGFAYVQFEDVRDAEDALHNLDRKWICGRQIEIQFAQGDRKTPNQMKAKEGRNLYSSSRYDDYDRYRRSRSRSYERRRSRSRSFDYSYRRSYSPRNRPTGRPRRSRSHSDNDRFKHRNRSFSRSKSNSRSRSKSQPKKEMKAKSRSRSASHTKSRGTSKTDSKTHYKSSSRYEKESRKKEPARSKSQSRSHSRSRSKSRSRSWTSPKSSGH; encoded by the exons ATGTCCCGCTACCTGCGTCCCCCTAACACCTCGCTCTTCGTGCGGAACGTGGCCGACGACACCCG GTCTGAAGACTTGCGCCGTGAATTTGGTCGTTATGGGCCTATAGTTGATGTATACGTTCCACTTGACTTCTACACTCGTCGTCCCAGAGGATTTGCTTATGTTCA ATTTGAAGATGTCCGTGATGCAGAAGATGCTCTCCATAATTTGGATCGAAAGTGGATTTGTGGTCGGCAAATAGAAATCCAGTTTGCACAGGGGGATCGGAAGA CACCAAATCAAATGAAAGCCAAGGAAGGGAGAAACCTATACAGTTCTTCTCGTTACGATGACTATGACAGATATAGGCGATCTAGAAGTCGGAGTTACGAAAGGAGACGGTCTAGAAGTCGTTCTTTTGATTACAGCTATAGAAGATCGTATAGTCCCAGAAA TAGACCTACTGGAAGACCTCGTCGTAGCAGAAGCCATTCGGACAATGATag GTTCAAACACCGCAATCGATCTTTTTCAAGATCTAAGTCCAATTCAAGATCACGATCCAAGTCACAGcccaagaaagaaatgaaggctAAATCACGGTCTAGGTCTGCATCTCACACCAAATCTAGAGGCACCTCTAAAACAGATTCTAAAACACACTATAAGTCCAGCTCAAGATATGAAAAGGAGTcgagaaaaaaagaaccagctAGATCCAAATCACAGTCAAGATCACATTCTAGATCTAGGTCAAAATCCAGATCAAGGTCATGGACTAGTCCCAAGTCCAGTGGCCACTAA
- the SRSF10 gene encoding serine/arginine-rich splicing factor 10 isoform X1 has protein sequence MSRYLRPPNTSLFVRNVADDTRSEDLRREFGRYGPIVDVYVPLDFYTRRPRGFAYVQFEDVRDAEDALHNLDRKWICGRQIEIQFAQGDRKTPNQMKAKEGRNLYSSSRYDDYDRYRRSRSRSYERRRSRSRSFDYSYRRSYSPRNSRPTGRPRRSRSHSDNDRFKHRNRSFSRSKSNSRSRSKSQPKKEMKAKSRSRSASHTKSRGTSKTDSKTHYKSSSRYEKESRKKEPARSKSQSRSHSRSRSKSRSRSWTSPKSSGH, from the exons ATGTCCCGCTACCTGCGTCCCCCTAACACCTCGCTCTTCGTGCGGAACGTGGCCGACGACACCCG GTCTGAAGACTTGCGCCGTGAATTTGGTCGTTATGGGCCTATAGTTGATGTATACGTTCCACTTGACTTCTACACTCGTCGTCCCAGAGGATTTGCTTATGTTCA ATTTGAAGATGTCCGTGATGCAGAAGATGCTCTCCATAATTTGGATCGAAAGTGGATTTGTGGTCGGCAAATAGAAATCCAGTTTGCACAGGGGGATCGGAAGA CACCAAATCAAATGAAAGCCAAGGAAGGGAGAAACCTATACAGTTCTTCTCGTTACGATGACTATGACAGATATAGGCGATCTAGAAGTCGGAGTTACGAAAGGAGACGGTCTAGAAGTCGTTCTTTTGATTACAGCTATAGAAGATCGTATAGTCCCAGAAA CAGTAGACCTACTGGAAGACCTCGTCGTAGCAGAAGCCATTCGGACAATGATag GTTCAAACACCGCAATCGATCTTTTTCAAGATCTAAGTCCAATTCAAGATCACGATCCAAGTCACAGcccaagaaagaaatgaaggctAAATCACGGTCTAGGTCTGCATCTCACACCAAATCTAGAGGCACCTCTAAAACAGATTCTAAAACACACTATAAGTCCAGCTCAAGATATGAAAAGGAGTcgagaaaaaaagaaccagctAGATCCAAATCACAGTCAAGATCACATTCTAGATCTAGGTCAAAATCCAGATCAAGGTCATGGACTAGTCCCAAGTCCAGTGGCCACTAA
- the SRSF10 gene encoding serine/arginine-rich splicing factor 10 isoform X5 encodes MSRYLRPPNTSLFVRNVADDTRSEDLRREFGRYGPIVDVYVPLDFYTRRPRGFAYVQFEDVRDAEDALHNLDRKWICGRQIEIQFAQGDRKTPNQMKAKEGRNLYSSSRYDDYDRYRRSRSRSYERRRSRSRSFDYSYRRSYSPRNSRPTGRPRRSRSHSDNDRGRTKL; translated from the exons ATGTCCCGCTACCTGCGTCCCCCTAACACCTCGCTCTTCGTGCGGAACGTGGCCGACGACACCCG GTCTGAAGACTTGCGCCGTGAATTTGGTCGTTATGGGCCTATAGTTGATGTATACGTTCCACTTGACTTCTACACTCGTCGTCCCAGAGGATTTGCTTATGTTCA ATTTGAAGATGTCCGTGATGCAGAAGATGCTCTCCATAATTTGGATCGAAAGTGGATTTGTGGTCGGCAAATAGAAATCCAGTTTGCACAGGGGGATCGGAAGA CACCAAATCAAATGAAAGCCAAGGAAGGGAGAAACCTATACAGTTCTTCTCGTTACGATGACTATGACAGATATAGGCGATCTAGAAGTCGGAGTTACGAAAGGAGACGGTCTAGAAGTCGTTCTTTTGATTACAGCTATAGAAGATCGTATAGTCCCAGAAA CAGTAGACCTACTGGAAGACCTCGTCGTAGCAGAAGCCATTCGGACAATGATag
- the SRSF10 gene encoding serine/arginine-rich splicing factor 10 isoform X6, which produces MSRYLRPPNTSLFVRNVADDTRSEDLRREFGRYGPIVDVYVPLDFYTRRPRGFAYVQFEDVRDAEDALHNLDRKWICGRQIEIQFAQGDRKTPNQMKAKEGRNLYSSSRYDDYDRYRRSRSRSYERRRSRSRSFDYSYRRSYSPRNRPTGRPRRSRSHSDNDRGRTKL; this is translated from the exons ATGTCCCGCTACCTGCGTCCCCCTAACACCTCGCTCTTCGTGCGGAACGTGGCCGACGACACCCG GTCTGAAGACTTGCGCCGTGAATTTGGTCGTTATGGGCCTATAGTTGATGTATACGTTCCACTTGACTTCTACACTCGTCGTCCCAGAGGATTTGCTTATGTTCA ATTTGAAGATGTCCGTGATGCAGAAGATGCTCTCCATAATTTGGATCGAAAGTGGATTTGTGGTCGGCAAATAGAAATCCAGTTTGCACAGGGGGATCGGAAGA CACCAAATCAAATGAAAGCCAAGGAAGGGAGAAACCTATACAGTTCTTCTCGTTACGATGACTATGACAGATATAGGCGATCTAGAAGTCGGAGTTACGAAAGGAGACGGTCTAGAAGTCGTTCTTTTGATTACAGCTATAGAAGATCGTATAGTCCCAGAAA TAGACCTACTGGAAGACCTCGTCGTAGCAGAAGCCATTCGGACAATGATag
- the SRSF10 gene encoding serine/arginine-rich splicing factor 10 isoform X3: protein MSRYLRPPNTSLFVRNVADDTRSEDLRREFGRYGPIVDVYVPLDFYTRRPRGFAYVQFEDVRDAEDALHNLDRKWICGRQIEIQFAQGDRKTPNQMKAKEGRNLYSSSRYDDYDRYRRSRSRSYERRRSRSRSFDYSYRRSYSPRNSRPTGRPRRSRSHSDNDRFKHRNRSFSRSKSNSRSRSKSQPKKEMKAKSRSRGRTKL from the exons ATGTCCCGCTACCTGCGTCCCCCTAACACCTCGCTCTTCGTGCGGAACGTGGCCGACGACACCCG GTCTGAAGACTTGCGCCGTGAATTTGGTCGTTATGGGCCTATAGTTGATGTATACGTTCCACTTGACTTCTACACTCGTCGTCCCAGAGGATTTGCTTATGTTCA ATTTGAAGATGTCCGTGATGCAGAAGATGCTCTCCATAATTTGGATCGAAAGTGGATTTGTGGTCGGCAAATAGAAATCCAGTTTGCACAGGGGGATCGGAAGA CACCAAATCAAATGAAAGCCAAGGAAGGGAGAAACCTATACAGTTCTTCTCGTTACGATGACTATGACAGATATAGGCGATCTAGAAGTCGGAGTTACGAAAGGAGACGGTCTAGAAGTCGTTCTTTTGATTACAGCTATAGAAGATCGTATAGTCCCAGAAA CAGTAGACCTACTGGAAGACCTCGTCGTAGCAGAAGCCATTCGGACAATGATag GTTCAAACACCGCAATCGATCTTTTTCAAGATCTAAGTCCAATTCAAGATCACGATCCAAGTCACAGcccaagaaagaaatgaaggctAAATCACGGTCTAG
- the SRSF10 gene encoding serine/arginine-rich splicing factor 10 isoform X7, whose translation MSRYLRPPNTSLFVRNVADDTRSEDLRREFGRYGPIVDVYVPLDFYTRRPRGFAYVQFEDVRDAEDALHNLDRKWICGRQIEIQFAQGDRKTPNQMKAKEGRNLYSSSRYDDYDRYRRSRSRSYERRRSRSRSFDYSYRRSYSPRNSRPTGRPRRSRSHSDNDRYY comes from the exons ATGTCCCGCTACCTGCGTCCCCCTAACACCTCGCTCTTCGTGCGGAACGTGGCCGACGACACCCG GTCTGAAGACTTGCGCCGTGAATTTGGTCGTTATGGGCCTATAGTTGATGTATACGTTCCACTTGACTTCTACACTCGTCGTCCCAGAGGATTTGCTTATGTTCA ATTTGAAGATGTCCGTGATGCAGAAGATGCTCTCCATAATTTGGATCGAAAGTGGATTTGTGGTCGGCAAATAGAAATCCAGTTTGCACAGGGGGATCGGAAGA CACCAAATCAAATGAAAGCCAAGGAAGGGAGAAACCTATACAGTTCTTCTCGTTACGATGACTATGACAGATATAGGCGATCTAGAAGTCGGAGTTACGAAAGGAGACGGTCTAGAAGTCGTTCTTTTGATTACAGCTATAGAAGATCGTATAGTCCCAGAAA CAGTAGACCTACTGGAAGACCTCGTCGTAGCAGAAGCCATTCGGACAATGATag ATATTATTAG
- the SRSF10 gene encoding serine/arginine-rich splicing factor 10 isoform X4 has translation MSRYLRPPNTSLFVRNVADDTRSEDLRREFGRYGPIVDVYVPLDFYTRRPRGFAYVQFEDVRDAEDALHNLDRKWICGRQIEIQFAQGDRKTPNQMKAKEGRNLYSSSRYDDYDRYRRSRSRSYERRRSRSRSFDYSYRRSYSPRNRPTGRPRRSRSHSDNDRFKHRNRSFSRSKSNSRSRSKSQPKKEMKAKSRSRGRTKL, from the exons ATGTCCCGCTACCTGCGTCCCCCTAACACCTCGCTCTTCGTGCGGAACGTGGCCGACGACACCCG GTCTGAAGACTTGCGCCGTGAATTTGGTCGTTATGGGCCTATAGTTGATGTATACGTTCCACTTGACTTCTACACTCGTCGTCCCAGAGGATTTGCTTATGTTCA ATTTGAAGATGTCCGTGATGCAGAAGATGCTCTCCATAATTTGGATCGAAAGTGGATTTGTGGTCGGCAAATAGAAATCCAGTTTGCACAGGGGGATCGGAAGA CACCAAATCAAATGAAAGCCAAGGAAGGGAGAAACCTATACAGTTCTTCTCGTTACGATGACTATGACAGATATAGGCGATCTAGAAGTCGGAGTTACGAAAGGAGACGGTCTAGAAGTCGTTCTTTTGATTACAGCTATAGAAGATCGTATAGTCCCAGAAA TAGACCTACTGGAAGACCTCGTCGTAGCAGAAGCCATTCGGACAATGATag GTTCAAACACCGCAATCGATCTTTTTCAAGATCTAAGTCCAATTCAAGATCACGATCCAAGTCACAGcccaagaaagaaatgaaggctAAATCACGGTCTAG
- the SRSF10 gene encoding serine/arginine-rich splicing factor 10 isoform X8: MSRYLRPPNTSLFVRNVADDTRSEDLRREFGRYGPIVDVYVPLDFYTRRPRGFAYVQFEDVRDAEDALHNLDRKWICGRQIEIQFAQGDRKTPNQMKAKEGRNLYSSSRYDDYDRYRRSRSRSYERRRSRSRSFDYSYRRSYSPRNRPTGRPRRSRSHSDNDRYY; this comes from the exons ATGTCCCGCTACCTGCGTCCCCCTAACACCTCGCTCTTCGTGCGGAACGTGGCCGACGACACCCG GTCTGAAGACTTGCGCCGTGAATTTGGTCGTTATGGGCCTATAGTTGATGTATACGTTCCACTTGACTTCTACACTCGTCGTCCCAGAGGATTTGCTTATGTTCA ATTTGAAGATGTCCGTGATGCAGAAGATGCTCTCCATAATTTGGATCGAAAGTGGATTTGTGGTCGGCAAATAGAAATCCAGTTTGCACAGGGGGATCGGAAGA CACCAAATCAAATGAAAGCCAAGGAAGGGAGAAACCTATACAGTTCTTCTCGTTACGATGACTATGACAGATATAGGCGATCTAGAAGTCGGAGTTACGAAAGGAGACGGTCTAGAAGTCGTTCTTTTGATTACAGCTATAGAAGATCGTATAGTCCCAGAAA TAGACCTACTGGAAGACCTCGTCGTAGCAGAAGCCATTCGGACAATGATag ATATTATTAG